A window of Babesia microti strain RI chromosome III, complete genome contains these coding sequences:
- a CDS encoding conserved Plasmodium protein, unknown function (overlaps_old_locusTagID:BBM_III01635) yields MGIDHLITIFTYTCIAHSFITSIKFCNSFKCNPHECNYINLNDQYRPNNYSRFIARAKFSQEQSERIKKFDEAFLRSKTALSYGDSKTVFESFISQLDQVTKEDLKLIPYKLTNMASYLFMEIDKLGDCDLLEYLANKITSVGIEMTEIGFISLTGSYLRVGNLDKTIEWLNKLRDSGIVPKHRTYIRLFRELANNEQINNQALMQRLFEDMEIFKVPVSPEISAFAILTLVKRWASQMNITCTDSETDKIVDNAFIELENGIKYVLERWQRLKFSDKMLNLDTAIWLDNIFKLLKPPNSDELISRISSVESDNDCGRCSTCPIVIGCDIIEPESRFSIFTKWLQDTYRYNRTEIPSLSIFYTRLYRAHVMKKPYTYILDGANIGLHLRGKKLPFSSFQVEVVRGLLEKRGQRSLIILPKAMGFPLVYLNSKRYEQLEIDNPILSRLTHHSIILNNKLMNKVRRYAHEPILWNIYKEWCNMDVIHVCEDDCYDDNYMFLASIATLSTAEALFVEKVLSDALNIKPMDTKGLNESINDGSNPAFVVTQDTIREFCISGVSQSHLMRWKEHSLIPYQMSQCLNPNATIVNQNISGKELLNAVQQSYDEAQISNENIASSYWPTKPKVFLGHSPKYSLRITNDGNLWHFPISLERLYFNCNSRYKTRMQFVTDMAFMPFYLTTSMPELYLQKASQKQSTDWLCLNLELLNNYRNQYKKLLKENPSAIVSHLEELEMPERTRTQPFPGKRWIVASKKGLVLKDVKTDRIIDDY; encoded by the exons ATGGGTATAGATCATTTAATAAcgatatttacatatacatGCATCGCACACTCATTTATTACAAGCATTAAGTTTTGTAACTCTTTTAAGTGCAACCCTCATGAGTGTAATTACATTAACCTAAATGATCAGTATCGGCCAAATAATTACAGCAGATTTATTGCGCGGGCTAAATTCAGCCAGGAACAATCTGAACggattaaaaaattcgaTGAAGCTTTCTTGCGTTCAAAAACAGCTCTTTCATACGGCGATTCCAAAACCGTATTCGAATCCTTCATATCGCAACTTGATCAAGTAACTAAAGAGGATTTGAAGCTTATTCCATATAAGCTGACAAACATGGCATCGTATTTGTTTATGGAGATAGATAAGCTTGGAGATTGCGATCTGCTAGAATATCTGGCGAATAAGATCACTAGTGTAGGCATAGAAATGACTGAAATTGGGTTTATTTCTTTGACAGGATCATATTTAAGAGTAGGCAATCTAGATAAGACTATTGAATGGCTTAACAAATTAAGAGATAGTGGCATAGTGCCTAAGCATAGAACTTACATAAGATTGTTTAGAGAATTGGCAAATAATGAACAAATCAACAATCAGGCATTAATGCAGAGATTATTTGAGGATatggaaatatttaaagtaCCTGTATCCCCTGAGATTTCTGCTTTTGCTATTCTAACCCTGGTTAAACGCTGGGCATCTCAAATGAACATCACGTGCACTGATAGTGAAACTGATAAAATAGTGGATAATGCCTTTATTGAATTGGAAAATGGCATCAAATATGTCTTGGAAAGATGGCAGAGGCtaaaattttcagataAAATGCTAAATCTTGATACCGCAATTTGGCTTgataacatatttaaactACTCAAACCACCTAACTCAGACGAGCTTATATCACGAATATCCAGTGTAGAATCAGATAATGACTGTGGAAGATGTTCAACTTGCCCAATTGTTATTGGATGTGATATAATTGAACCAGAGTCTAGATTTAGTATTTTTACCAAATGGTTGCAAGACACTTATAG atacaatCGAACCGAAATACCTTCCCTTTCCATCTTCTATACCAGACTATACCGTGCCCATGTCATGAAAAAACCTTACACTTACATCCTGGACGGGGCAAACATAGGGTTACACTTGAGAGGTAAAAAACTCCCATTCAGCAGCTTCCAAGTGGAAGTTGTGAGAGGTTTGTTGGAAAAGAGAGGTCAAAGATCTCTAATAATCTTACCTAAAGCCATGGGTTTCCCTCTTGTATACCTAAACTCTAAGCGTTATGAACAATTGGAGATTGATAATCCAATATTATCTAGGCTCACGCatcattcaattatattaaataataaactGATGAATAAAGTAAGAAGATACGCCCATGAACCGATTTTATGGAATATTTATAAGGAATGGTGCAATATGGATGTGATTCATGTCTGCGAAGACGATTGTTATGACGATAATTACATGTTTCTCGCCAGTATTGCAACGCTTAGTACAGCAGAGGCATTATTTGTGGAAAAAGTACTATCTGATGCTTTAAATATCAAACCCATGGATACTAAAGGTTTAAATGAGTCCATTAATGATGGATCTAATCCGGCTTTTGTAGTCACCCAAGATACGATAAGAGAATTTTGCATTTCAGGTGTGTCACAATCTCACTTGATGCGGTGGAAAGAGCATTCACTAATTCCATATCAAATGTCGCAATGTTTGAATCCTAATGCCACAATTGTCAATCAAAACATATCGGGTAAGGAATTGTTGAATGCTGTCCAACAATCGTATGATGAAGCGCAGATTAGTAATGAAAATATCGCTTCATCTTATTGGCCCACAAAACCCAAAGTATTTTTAGGCCACTCCCCAAAATACTCCCTTCGCATAACCAACGATGGCAACTTGTGGCACTTTCCAATATCTCTGGAACGTCTTTATTTCAACTGCAATTCTAGATATAAAACTAGGATGCAATTTGTTACAGATATGGCATTTATGCCCTTTTACCTGACTACTTCAATGCCCGAGCTTTATCTTCAAAAAGCGAGTCAGAAACAATCCACCGATTGGTTATGTTTGAACTTGGAACTACTGAATAATTATCGCAATCAATACAAGAAGTTACTCAAAGAAAATCCAAGTGCAATAGTATCGCATCTAGAGGAATTAGAAATGCCCGAAAGGACACGAACACAACCATTCCCGGGAAAACGGTGGATTGTGGCCTCTAAAAAGGGACTAGTTTTGAAGGATGTGAAGACAGATCGGATTATTGATGACTATTga
- a CDS encoding Hsp70/Hsp90 co-chaperone CNS1 (overlaps_old_locusTagID:BBM_III01635;~overlaps_old_locusTagID:BBM_III01640), whose amino-acid sequence METSAEVYEWTRDFLNTKNPLVSSCHHDHKQEIDLYNKPFEAKIEAAQYFRNKGNELYKTNDFKNAAATYTKGLLQLDYTFPKTDQEIEIFDKLRGELNANAAMTAIKMESYQSALHHCNQVLCDNPNNVKVLYRKGIALSKLNRQKEAKEILTNALKIDPENSAIRHTLSGLNKF is encoded by the exons ATGGAAACTAGCGCCGAGGTGTACGAATGGACTAgggattttttgaatacGAAAAATCCACTCGTATCTTCCTGCCATCACGATCACAAACAA GAAATAGATTTGTACAACAAGCCATTTGAGGCCAAAATCGAGGCAGCTCAATACTTCAGGAACAAGGGCAATGAGTTATataaaacaaatgattttaagAACGCCGCCGCGACGTATACAAAAGGCTTGCTACAGCTAGATTACACTTTCCCTAAAACAGACcaagaaattgaaatttttgataa ATTGAGAGGAGAGCTTAATGCCAACGCTGCAATGACTGCTATAAAGATGGAATCCTATCAATCAGCATTACATCATTGTAATCAG gtatTATGTGACAATCCAAACAATGTGAAAGTGTTGTACCGAAAGGGGATTgcattatcaaaattaaatagACAAAAGGAAGCCAAGGAG ATACTCACAAACGCTTTAAAAATAGATCCAGAAAATTCAGCAATTAGACACACATTGAGTGGgttgaataaattttag
- a CDS encoding ubiquilin (overlaps_old_locusTagID:BBM_III01645) has protein sequence MTITLNIKVNSETNFTVEAEPSFTVKELKILCESQSNIEAQNQRLICKGKLLKDTDILSDVGAVDGATVYLVRSQVNKTQSAAPKQNTVPQPTLQTTNQPAGQTQTSGLGFQQQGFQQGFSGSQQPGFQANPFQSMLAGGFPNLDPTQMMEILNSPMAQEAMQRLSQNPEVLRNILQNSSLMTPMLEQNPMLSEMLSNPELMRSMLRPEVLQAGLQMHQAMQQQQQQQPGTQTNPIGSQNPDFSNMMRQMMNVFQQNPSVAQPTAPQVYTDPRPPAERFATQLQALAEMGFIDTEKNITALIATNGDLNATVTRLLESNF, from the exons ATGACTATAACCTTGAATATAAAGGTTAATTCTGAGACAAATTTTACGGTAGAGGCTGAACCTTCCTTTACTGTAAAGGAATTAAAGATATTATGTGAATCACAATCGAATATTGAGGCGCAAAATCAACGCTTAATTTGTAAGG GCAAGCTTTTGAAGGATACAGACATTCTTTCCGATGTAGGGGCAGTTGATGGTGCCACGGTTTACCTGGTTCGTAGCCAAGTCAACAAAACGCAATCAGCTGCTCCTAAGCAAAATACTGTCCCTCAACCCACATTACAGACTACAAATCAACCTGCTGGTCAAACACAAACGTCTGGACTTGGATTTCAACAACAAGGGTTTCAGCAAGGATTTTCTGGATCTCAGCAACCAGGATTTCAAGCTAACCCCTTCCAAAGCATGCTTGCTGGTGGATTTCCCAATTTAGATCCCACTCAAATGATGGAGATTTTGAATAGTCCAATGGCACAGGAAGCTATGCAGAGATTGAGCCAGAATCCAGAAGTTTTGAGGAATATTTTGCAGAACTCATCTTTGATGACTCCCATGCTT GAACAAAATCCTATGCTATCAGAAATGCTATCAAACCCGGAATTGATGAGAAGTATGTTGAGACCCGAGGTTTTACAAGCCGGATTGCAAATGCACCAAGCCATGCAGCAGCAGCAACAACAACAACCTGGGACTCAAACCAATCCAATAGGTTCACAAAATCCAGACTTCAGCAACATGATGAGGCAAATGATGAATGTATTTCAGCAAAATCCATCTGTTGCACAGCCCACAGCACCACAGGTATATACCGACCCGAGGCCTCCGGCTGAAAG ATTTGCAACTCAGCTACAGGCATTGGCTGAGATGGGATTCATTGACACtgaaaaaaatatcactgCACTTATTGCGACCAATGGCGATCTCAACGCTACAGTGACCAGGCTGCTTGAATCCAATTTTTGA
- a CDS encoding UAA transporter family (overlaps_old_locusTagID:BBM_III01650) has product MYKYFVMVTSAANNPKLFDLFNEATRFVKDSNVQRVKEKFSRIAKAIFIISGIYLCYVTSGYYQEKIPFLIIKADNNVSIPFFLNSLLCLCNVISSSTVLLIQHIYHKLHFYSMAMNKDKHYSRNFFGPLNKKAVCKLSLTSLSLTGAAISSTLALKHITFPTQVLVKSAKMVPIVLGSYLIFGKKYKFFDYIMVIIITVSLICFNIFKTFTSKSNEQTVLGIGLCFISLIFDSYTGPSQEEILSWCNIDPITMMFVMNAISFLYTLTISLYYGGIEAFNIVMSNPQLRTNVFYYTVSASIGQFFIYLSINEFGSLYTCTITTMRKAVTTLVSIYFFGHKISAVQWICIFAIFATLLAQQYHKAQIKQKTM; this is encoded by the coding sequence atgtataaatacTTTGTTATGGTAACTTCTGCCGCCAATAATCCCAAACTATTTGACTTGTTTAATGAGGCAACTAGATTTGTAAAAGACTCAAATGTACAGAGAGTAAAGGAAAAATTTTCTAGGATCGCCAAAGCAATTTTCATAATCTCTGGCATTTACTTATGTTATGTTACTAGCGGTTATTATCAAGAGAAGATCCCCTTCTTAATTATTAAGGCGGATAATAATGTTTCAATCCCCTTCTTCCTCAACTCCTTACTTTGTCTTTGCAATGTAATATCTAGTTCAACTGTTTTACTCATTCAACATATATACCACAAATTACACTTTTATTCTATGGCCATGAATAAAGACAAACATTACAGCCGCAATTTTTTTGGGCCCTTAAACAAAAAAGCGGTATGCAAACTATCCTTAACTTCACTATCACTCACTGGCGCCGCTATATCTTCAACACTGGCGCTAAAGCATATAACCTTTCCTACTCAGGTTTTGGTCAAATCTGCTAAAATGGTACCGATCGTTTTGGGTTCTTATCTCATATTTGGGAAGAAATATAAATTCTTTGACTATATTATGGTCATAATCATCACAGTATCATTAATCTGcttcaatatatttaaaacattCACTAGTAAAAGTAACGAACAGACAGTTTTGGGCATTGGATTATGTTTTATATCACTAATATTTGACTCATACACTGGACCCAGCCAAGAAGAGATCCTATCATGGTGTAATATAGATCCGATAACTATGATGTTTGTTATGAATGCCATTTCTTTCTTATATACGCTAACAATTTCACTGTATTATGGAGGAATTGAAGCCTTTAATATTGTGATGAGCAACCCACAACTTAGAACGAATGTGTTCTACTATACAGTATCGGCGTCGATTGggcaattttttatatatctTTCTATTAACGAATTTGGTAGTCTATATACTTGCACAATAACAACCATGCGCAAGGCAGTAACCACGTTGGTGTCAATTTACTTCTTTGGACACAAAATTAGTGCTGTACAGTGGATCTGTATTTTTGCAATCTTCGCCACTTTATTGGCACAACAATATCACAAGGCGCAGATTAAACAGAAAACGatgtga
- a CDS encoding ubiquitin fusion degradation protein 1 (UFD1) (overlaps_old_locusTagID:BBM_III01655;~overlaps_old_locusTagID:BBM_III01660), translated as MNYSLLLLSIILVCVARTNRFEHKIFCSNGNLFKRSHRFGFLPTASIIRHFLNAIYDANVEQYIKDLNILLESRKEGIRFLMAMKLDETFSKPSSVDGDFTPLHSNKACLPECFSPDPNESELLIHLLVERVHYRDYQGKGEGLERVTIGVLDFRAPDGFIFLPPWMFSSLNIKERDIVRVHKTRLSDAISVRLRPTSGSIFSVEDQKSFLEKRLKYYSNLTKNTTISILDQNSNNVFNFKVVNIATENKENVEAASIQDVDVAVDLLPVQFNSV; from the exons ATGAACTACTCACTCTTACTACTTAGTATCATATTAGTATGTGTCGCCAGGACCAACCGTTTTGagcacaaaattttttgttcaaatggaaatttgttcaaaagATCGCATAGGTTTGGATTCCTTCCCACCGCGTCCATTATCAGGCATTTCCTGAATGCAATTTACGATGCAAAT GTGGAGCAATATATCAAGGACTTGAACATACTGTTGGAATCTAGGAAAGAGGGCATAAGATTCTTGATGGCTATGAAACTGGACGAAACATTCTCCAAACCATCGTCTGTCGATGGAGATTTCACTCCTTTACACAGCAATAAAGCCTGTTTACCTGAATGCTTTTCACCAGATCCGAATGAAAGTGAATTACTTATACATTTACTAGTTGAAAGGGTCCATTATAGGGATTACCAAGGTAAAGGTGAAG GTCTGGAGAGAGTGACGATTGGCGTTCTTGACTTTCGTGCCCCCGATGGCTTCATCTTCCTCCCACCCTGGATGTTCAGCTCCCTCAACATCAA GGAAAGAGATATAGTAAGGGTACACAAAACACGATTGTCAGATGCTATATCAGTACGGCTTAGGCCCACTAGCGgttcaattttttcagtTGAAGACCAAAAATCTTTTCTGGAGAAACGACTTAAATATTACTCAAATCTCACAAAGAACACCACAATTTCGATTTTGGACCAGAATAGCAACAATGTTTTCAACTTCAAAGTGGTCAATATTGCTACTG AAAACAAAGAAAATGTAGAGGCCGCTTCAATACAAGATGTGGATGTAGCTGTGGATTTGCTGCCGGTGCAATTCAATTCAGTCTAA
- a CDS encoding protein-tyrosine phosphatase (overlaps_old_locusTagID:BBM_III01660), translated as MSNASSSGYKSPTSRQNSNISPSVSNITSESQFDSLLSSSRRAPFSGIGQTLSGKVIDSGINLKNLVLMIGASWCGPCRSMKPFFQELSRRYSATFAYVDVDTVPSISERLRAHSLPTFIIFGGNDSKIKEINRIVGADKNGLVAALSKL; from the exons ATGTCAAACGCGTCGAGTTCTGGCTATAAATCTCCTACATCCAGACAAAATTCAAACATATCGCCTTCTGTT TCCAATATCACCAGTGAATCCCAGTTTGATTCCTTACTATCATCAAGTAGGAGAGCTCCTTTTTCTGGAATAGGGCAAACTTTGAGCGGAAAAGTTATTGACTCTGGGATTAATCTCAAAAACCTAGTTCTAATGATAGGCGCTTCTTGGTGTGGCCCTTGTAGATCTATGAAGCCTTTTTTTCAG GAGTTAAGCCGTCGTTACAGCGCTACATTTGCTTATGTCGATGTAGACACTGTTCCTTCAATATCAGAAAGGCTACGCGCCCACAGCTTACCAacatttatcatttttggtGGAAACGATTCCAAAATAAAGGAAATCAATAGG ATCGTCGGCGCTGATAAGAATGGATTGGTGGCTGCattgtcaaaattgtaa